The sequence ataacatagcaaggtagtaactctaggttcacccgatctccgtggatacgaccttgatactcactagtgctagggctgcatcggtaggttcactaccttaggtgtaggttgcataaagagcccatcaagtttttgccGCTGTCGGGAACCGAattgaactagagtgaattatttttgtgttaatttagtcattatttgttttattcatttattctttaattttattattatttattattatattatttttgttgatcggTGGTTGTGTGGACTTTCGGATGTAGTTTATGACCGGAGCTTAAACtcgaatcttatagagcctctatcCCGATCCGAACGATCCCTCGgactcttaaggaagaggttgcaattagaagaggaggagattgaggttgaggtacctgtggatagactagacacgatggaaaaccatgaccccCACGCCGATGAGGATCAGAGGatgatgtacgagtttgctcgaccatctttggatgggacgaaaactggtatagtcagacctgctgtagcggctaacaattttgagataaaggccaatgttatccagatgatccaacaaagcgtgcggtttggaggattgcccaaatgaggatcccaatgcacgtatctccaacttttggagatttgtgacacattcaaaataaatggaacaaccgatgatgccattctaccgagattgtttccattttccttgagggacagagcaaagagatggtcgcaatctcttccacaatgACGATCACTACCCCGGAAGGCGTTGGCttgaaaaatttttatataagtattttcctcccgcttaaaccgctaaacttagaaatgacatatcttcttttgtgcggtttgatgatgaaagcatgtacgatgcatgggagagatttaaagatcttttgagatgccgcccacatcacggattgccggTGTGGATGCAGTTCGGACCTTCTACGTcgggttgaaccttgcaaTGAGGCGATGGTGGATGTCGCAGCAGTGGGGCGCTAAACAGTAAGACGCCCGAGTAGGCTcgaacttgatagaggaaatggccatgaacaactatcgttggcaatcctctagAGCCGACCAAGaagacagggagtggtcaaccaagtggactctacaaAGCAACCTTGGCGGCCttaagtggagcttctagccaagaagatcgaccaaccTGGATGCCGCTCATGCAAATGAACGTTGGCTACgaagttttgtggtggcccgcattacAAAGGCGAATCGCATcacgggaggtatgtttgcttcatcctctactacttttccatctaattcgcTATGTCGTCCGATGTTGAACAGTTAATTATatgggaatgccccaaggcgTGAGAACGATCCTTACAaagaatacatacaaccctgggtggcgcaatcatcccaacttcggttggaggaacaataacgcTCGTGGTCCACTGGTTTTCGGAGACTTCATCAGCAGCACATTCACCGGactgcacaagctcctcctctaccggaaaagaagtcaaatttagaggagcttatgatgaagtttgtgacgcTCACGGAGATGAGGTTCCAAAGAAccgatagtgcacttaggaaccagcaggcctcgattcagaacttggagacccaaattggccaaatctctaagatgttgtctgagaggcagcaaggagcgctcccgagcaccactgagtctaacccgagggagcacgtgaacgccatcactttgcgttcaggtaagttagtttcagctccttctaagcctgtTTTTGATGACGCCACTATTGATGTGAAGGTTAAGGCAAGCAGTAAGGTTAGGGAACCTgagggacaaaaggtgaaatcaattctagttagggaatatcaacctaagattccttatcctgctagagATAAACAAGCAGAAGCGAAAGAGCAGTTcagtaagtttttagatatttttagacaactgcatattaacttgccttttattgatgcattggagcagatgccaaagtatgctaagttcttaaaggacatacttagcagaaaaaggaagttggaggaggtcgCCTATGTTCAGCTTAATGAGGAGTGCTCGGTGGTGTTTCGAGCAAGTTGCGGAGAAACGTCACGATCCGtggagtttcactattccttgcactttaggtaatttatatgttgatgatgcattagctgatttgggggctagcataaatgtcatgcccactagtttgttcaataagctaggtttgagggaggcaaaatccactaggatgtgcataCAATTAGTCACTGCCTGCTAAGCTTCCTAGGGAATTGTGgaaaatgtgctagttaaggtagataagttcatttttcctgtggactttgtggttttggatatggacaatgagcatggtataccattaattttggggagacctttccttgccacagctagagctaaaatagacgtatttgaggggaagttagaacttaatgtaggggacgattgtgtcacttttagtttaccctcatttgatagttcttccaccgaccatgttcatgccatttgttgtattgatggaattgatcttgcatgtaatacacaaccacaagatgtacaaatggatgatgctatacatgtcTCTTCCCCTACtagtatgtgttattcatccgaaaaaataacttgtatcGATGAGACTTTGTGGCCGTGATAGACCtgagaagggtagttgcaagtttgttttgACAGATCACTTAGCCGGAATTCAgagtggatgaatggacatCCCAAATCGGTCTAGAGAGCACCTTCTTGGACATCTACTGCACACATCGGACCTTTTCATTgcgcttatatgcctcgaaccccaacttacattgagcctaCCTTCTTAATTTGCCCGCGATGCGGAATGCTGATCCGAGTCCAAATTTAGACGACTCGGAACAAAAGAAGCGCCTTCGGAGGCATTCCGAATCTATTTTTGCTTTCCgaatttttggacatttttttattttattttatgtagtcaTTTGCGGTTAGATATTTCAGTCTGCTTttagtaagtttgattttgaggagatgctatcttattgaaccttttactagatgttgcttggaatgtgtttattcttgaattttgcaggagttagcctacttgatgctcgtaCGTAATTTTGAGGATCGACATATTTTGAAGTGTTAAAGTACACATCAAGGGCGATTCagtagactttctagtttttatctcttctCGCcgtcttgtttttctcttagttttctaatttcttttatggactccCATAATTAGCTTCATTTCACgtgattttattccttttattttggagtgcCTACCTTGTTCACACCGAGGACGTTGTCTTtcacaagtgtggggtaggtaccgtAGATTTGTGCACcgattttatctttcttgtttttatcttgttttaatatcccttattgattgagtccattcattattactgtccttatcttgagttttgttttaatcgagtagttaatgattttctcctttgaatggattcccttatagcttttatcgaaccttgttggaagaaggcaatgaacgaatctcttaattacaatccagccaggtaaaactggtatttttccttaaattcttccattttactttatcttagatatagaacactattaatattgttgcttattattgtgattgactgtttaaactttggtttgagaattcatgcaattttaacccactcaaatggtgagattttgagccaattggtgcatcactattatctcccttttctttcattagtgagcattttacagaatctctgtttctagaacttgctttacgatatctgttgagattacatgaattgtcaataatcgtgagatgatttgggcacttaggatttacacaatttggccaaaaagcctaaccctatttttcccttagtgaaccaattttgagccttagccattCCTTTCGTGACAATAATAATGTTGACACTCatcttatcacttctattcatttgaccattctttctaccattgttgctggaaattatataagttatgctgcattttactttggatcaatctgcattcatatatttcactaagttgctagatttttcataaatgctcccttcaattattgtatgtgtcaataaccaacaactcctacataagctgttgtaatatatatacatagtatatatatttatatataaaaaaaaaatgtagaaagtattaatttagttcatttcgagcatcatcttatttttagagcaacttagtgttcattttggtacagcatttgatccttcattactttcttgcattacttgcttaacttccagcaacttgtagcctactttccatatttatacgtaccttaccttaaccccattacaacctggctcaagaccctttgatcatgattattgattatttcgtagtagtggagattgaatccataagcaagcctatggtaagcactttttctatatttttgcgttgagagcttggcgatcttctttcacctatatacacttgtgtgttttgagtgatatcttgtgaggcatgattctcaatttcttaatttagatggtttatcattttaactttagcaactttattaagtttgctctttctcttaaggatttagtgatttggggattttgggaaaaatcattacggagttttgaaatttgttttgagctaacctcctgcaatgcagctgattgagttatttgatatcttttgaggagtgagttgtaaatcgcttgaggacaagcaaaagtttaagtatggggtaatttgataagcatcatattacacatgttttcatgcccgattgttcacatttttatgcatgattatcccgttttatgctagaatcacctgtcttttgttttccttttcgtttcaggtcattttcgaaggacaccatcagcaatcgagggaaatacgtgtgattacggagcaaattccatcaaattgggcgagaacaagcaccccgagggttgagcacggcccgGACTCCTACtgctgaattatcaagaggctatccccaattgtgccatttcaaagATGCCTTcagtagccaccacggcctccggcCTGTGGTGGATCCGGCTCACAACAGACTCCAGATTGACTCCTAccgaatcaactatataggcgattttgaattctaattgaagaggacgatttttggactcaattccaagacacacacttaatcaaatatttcctatacctcaattgtagaccgggggagatcaattttcatcaattgaaggggggattccacttattccaacatcgaattgaagatcaagacaaactttgggagcattcaagaggcaactagggtttgagattttgaatttgcaaatttagggtttctcattcggaaagagaagggtgtacatacctttaatttgtttttccttattttgttctttaattgctttgactatgaacatgagcggcctagatcttttgaatccattagggttcacctttgttgatggattatgcttaattgttagttttttataattgtcattcttgcaatcttcttgctattcaagaataaaagtttgatgcgagttaatttgagacgttggattaattgtttattaggttgtttcttgacattgagaaatgcttgttacaactggattttgaatagtaaggactggtagttaacacttagagatgaggttgatttactcacggattaagaactaaaaactcttaatagtcttaaatcatacttaatgctaatttgtagtaatccgataggaagagattccattaggttagtgcaggtttaggaatccaaacaagctcgagagaggaaccgggattcaattcaggatttaggcatgggtaagcaagatcggcaatccataaaattcatctttagaattccatcacttaggctcccttttggatttatttctctctttacaattgtcttttaattgtccattgttgtccttcatttacttaattgcactcataaccattagttggtgtgttagaactttcacacctatttcagactagataacatagcaagcagtagtaactctaggttcacccgatctccagggatacgaccttgatactcactagtgctaggctacatcggtaggttcactgccttaggtgtaggttgcataaagagcccatcacgCCCTTAAGGATAGCAGTCGCGATTTTCAACTTTAAAAAGCCAATAGCCTCTGCCTCAGAAGTCTTCATTTTTGCAGTCGCATTTCTGTGGGTGCAGTAATAATTTTCATCCTGAAATCTTCAATAGCGTCTATCCTCAAAATTGCGATTTTCGCGGTTGTGCTTTGAGAAGTGCAataatgattttcaaatagaCTTGGATTTTGAACCATGATCTATGCTATATAAACAAcacttaaaatttcaatagaTCAAGACTCAATTTGAGTGTCAAGATCACAATTAGAGACTTTAGCCTTATGATAAATCATTTAGGCTAACATATGGTAATGAGGGTAGAAATCTTCCCTAAGTACCCAATTACTTGATGGTTGAGATATTTTCCCTAATAAGAGTTTGAAAGCCCACATCTTGGAAGACTTTGGCCTAAAACATGTAGGCTTTGCCCTTATATTAGGAAATAtctctttatttgtttaaacTTCTTTGAGAGAGCTATTGGCATGAATGTCGGTACTTACTTTCCCCTATTGATAGTAAGCCTAGACCAAAAATCTTAGGAAAGAAAGACTCACCTTGGACCGTATATGGGAGTAATAAGGTTAGAAGGATGGTTGTACTATACCTTGTATATTCTTTGTTTTTATGTTTACTAACCTGTGCATTtcacgtgcatcatgcatatCTCATGCATCACTTTAACTTTCTGTTTTGAAGATATATAGATTCATCTCCTTTTTGGAAGAGACAAGAGAGTGGTAGGATGGAGAGAGTACCGATATCATCAAAGACCCAATCCGTGTTGAAATACCAAGGAAAGGCCGAGTTAGCCATCTATAACTGAGACCAAGACTACAACTGAGACTGAAATGACTAATAAATAAGATGTTGAGAACCTCAAGAATGCTGTTATTGATAAACTAAGGAGTGTCATTCAGGAAGAGCTCTAGTAACTCTTGGCTATAATGGTTGGGGCACCAATTGCCCCTGTGGTAGCTAATTCCCTTGTTGTTGTTAATCATGTTGCTATAACTAATGACTACCCCTGCTACTGCAGCCACTACTACTGCTGCCACCGCTAATGCTAATGTTGATGACCCTACCAAGAAGGAGTTACCTAGAGACCTTTGGGACTGTGATGAATACTTGTTGAATAAGGCTAAGAAAGAAACTGCACTTGCTACTAATGAAGTTGTGAGTGGTATGAGTGCAAGGTTGGATAAGATGCAAGGGATGCTAGAAATCAAGGGTTTAGATCCAACCTATGATTTTGACGAGTTAGTCCTGATTGCcgagatgaacaagtttaATGGAATCGGAGATCCGAAGGTccatctaaaataatatgctgcCATCATAGGAACCACCCAGTTGAGTAAATCCTAAATTGTTAAACTAATTACACTATCCTTGGACGGACCTGTTGTAAACTAGTACCGTGGCTTAAAAAGATCTGCTAAAGATGAGTGGCGATATTTGTGTAATTCCTTTGTAAAgtaatatgattataatacACATCTCAAAGTTTTAAAAGAGATCTTGAGTTCACCAAGCAAAATCCAAATGAGTCATTCTCTTATTTCTTAACTAGAAATAGGAATAAGGTCGGATTAAGAAAGAACAAGCCTTCTAAAAAGGACTAATTTCATATGATGGTCTAAAATATGCTTCCATCCTAGTTTGATAGACTTTAGATGATGAATCCAAACACATTTATGGATCTGTACGATGATAGGTTGTAAGTCGAGGAGATTGAGAATGACAAGAGAAAGAATGCCTGAACTAGTGGAAGCGAATTGTCAGGCTGGAGGGATCATAACTCTTTATATGAATGTTGTCTACCAACCGAGGAGATTCTCCAACTTTAAACAGCCTCTCTCAAAGTTTTTCGAAAGGTTGATGTAAAATGGCTTGCTACAACCAACTACCTTTAAAAACCACCAAACCCTAACGCACCAGGGTATAAGCCAAACACCTACTGCAAATTCCACCAATCAACTGGCCATCACAACAACAACTATATCCGCCTCAAATACAAAAATCCAAGACCTAGTTGATGTTAGAAAGCTAACCGACCCTGACCAACCCAATACTAAAAGAAACCTACTGTCAAACTACAACAATACACCACCCCCAAACCAAGTTTTCATTATCAATCCTGATTTCAATGAGGAAGAGATCACGAACTCCTTCCGAGATATGCCTGAACCTgaatcaaaacctaaacatGAACTAGAGAATCCACAAAGAACCTTTAGCGAGCTAGGGACATTATTGTTTGTGGTGTTCCATCACTTAGTAAGAAGCAGAAAGTTAATGCTTTTGACATCGAGGCATGGTCTGATTTCGCATAATAACTAGTATTGTAAATTCCACTAGACCTTTGGGCATATGAGTTATCAGTGCAATCGCCTGAGGCATGAGATTTAAGACTTGATAGACTATGGGGAATGGCGAGTAGGGCAACACTCTCAAAATACTGTAGCTATCGAGTATAAAGACTTGCTAGGGCAACCATCAGgcaaatttaattacaagGTTCACTATTCCAAGCCTCCCTCAGCCGACATCCGAATTGAGGATATTGTACCAAGTGGTTGCGGTTCGAATAGTGATAAATAGGTAATTGGTGACTCTTGCATCATGGAAGTATGGAagcaaaggaaaaaagaattggCTATGGCTATAGACATTTGGTATAGTTCATGGGTTGAGTGTGTGGTTTATGGGGGATAATGACTTTAAAAAAGAGATCAGAAAAGAAGCCAAAATTAGTAACAAGAGGCCGCAAGATCTGAAACAGGTAAAGAAGGGTTCAGAAGAAAAGGATAAATGGTTGCTGGGAGAGctcaagaagaataaaaaaatcactGACATCTAGAAGCTGATGATGCACACACTAGACCACAAGAAGGTTTTGATTCAGACCTTGTCTAGCATTTCTATAAGTACATCAGCTACCCCTAAGGAAATGATCAAGAGGGTAACCGACAAAACTACTAGAATTATCACTTTCTTAGATGAAGACCTGCCACTAGAGGGAAGGGATCACAATAAGGCTTTGTACATTGTAACTGAGGTAAAAATGAAGAGGACTTCTAAGGATAGAAGACTCGATATAGCTTGGAATATaacgaagaagaagatgaggataaacattataaaacataattattgttaattatactttccttttttactaaattttagactctttcctctttctctttctaaattaaaccatttaaagaaaatttcaatCCATAAACCTTTAAAATCATACAACCATGGCCATTTTTTCGCTATTTCAAtctaaaataattgatttcaATAGAAACTCTAAATAAAAAGGTTCCAACTGTGTATATCAATAAGTTGAATACACTAAGTCAAAAAGTGTCGTTATGGCACCCTCATGCAAGAAATTTCTAGAATTCTTTCACAAAATtcgaaaagaaaataaaaggactTTTGTGGAACAAACAAGACGACTACATCTGATGAGGTCAATATGATTTCTTGCATTATAAAACGTCCAAAGAATCTGAGAGGCATTCTATAAATTATCAATTCATTCTTGTTATCTTTGCCTCCAATTTctctaaatataaattcactttctctaatactattttttttaatttcttctaaaagagttgttgatgatgatgcttttgCAACAAGTGACGCTGACGGTGCCTTTATTGCGAGGTTAATGGTGGCTTTATTGTTGTAAGCAATATTAACGGTGGCTTTATGTTAGAGGTGGCGATGATGGTGGCTTTATTGCTAAAGACAATATTAATGATAGTGTGTTAACAATGGTAGTTAAGTTATGTATAttgtttattgatttattatgaaaagattaaattatagattaaatttaatataaaaatttatattcatttactATCTTATATCCacattattttatagaagTGTATCTCGCATTCTTTTCTCAAGATAAATAAGgtgaattgataaaaaaatactaatatcatatttaaatggtttaaaaagttaaaagggCTTAGCCTCATCTTAAAAGTTCAGGGCCAAATTGAACCTCATTCAATTTGGACCTATttgctaaaatattaaaatatataatttatttgatccAATAACATAAATTGAGGAAAAAATTGGATAAAGAATCAATTtgcaaaataatattaaatattaaattttaattaaattataaaaatcaaacatttTATCTATTGATTGATATAATATCTCgtgctaaaaattaaatatatttaatttttagatataaatttatagaacTATTTAgtcaaaaatttcaatttgatgCATTTGTACAAATTTACCCTTTGCTCGGGGAAAATTGGCCCAATGTCCGTTTGATTTCCTCCCGCTGCCTGAACTTTTGGTATTAAGCGAAGCAGAaaaacaagataaataaataaataaataaaaacttataattCTTGGAACCCTAAATTGTCAAAAATCGGTTTCTCTTCCTCTGACACTTGACttgtcaaaataatttttatgacaATAAGCCCTTCTAttcattctttcattttaattgaaataagaaGACAAAGAATCTCCCATGGCTACTGAAGCCACTGCATCCAAATTCCAAAACCCTGATTTCCGTCCTGAATTTCATCCTGAAATATCGGTGATGACAGCCCACGACGGCTTGCATTTCTGGCAATTCATGATTGCTGGTTCCATCGCTGGTTCAATCGAGCACATGGCCATGTTCCCTGTCGACACAATCAAAACTCATATGCAAGCCCTCGGTTCTTGCCCAATTAAATCTGTCAGTGTAACCCACGCCCTCCGCTCCATTCTTCAAACCGAAGGCCCCTCCGCCCTCTACAGAGGTATTGCCGCCATGGGACTTGGCGCCGGTCCTGCCCACGCTGTCTATTTTTCTGTCTATGAAGTATGCAAGAAATATTTCTCTGGTAATAATCCCAATAATTCAATAGCTCACGCGATGTCTGGCGTGTGCGCTACAGTTGCAAGCGACGCGGTATTTACGCCTATGGATATGGTGAAGCAGAGATTACAGTTGGGGAATAATACATACAAAGGGGTGTGGGATTGTATTAAAAAGGTATTGAAAGAAGAAGGGATTGGTGCATTTTATGCATCTTATAGGACTACCGTTTTGATGAATGCTCCATTTACAGCTGTTCATTTTGCTACTTATGAGGCTACTAAAAGAGGTTTGATGGAGATTTCTCCTGATAGCGCTAACGAT is a genomic window of Ricinus communis isolate WT05 ecotype wild-type chromosome 2, ASM1957865v1, whole genome shotgun sequence containing:
- the LOC8270295 gene encoding mitoferrin, whose translation is MATEATASKFQNPDFRPEFHPEISVMTAHDGLHFWQFMIAGSIAGSIEHMAMFPVDTIKTHMQALGSCPIKSVSVTHALRSILQTEGPSALYRGIAAMGLGAGPAHAVYFSVYEVCKKYFSGNNPNNSIAHAMSGVCATVASDAVFTPMDMVKQRLQLGNNTYKGVWDCIKKVLKEEGIGAFYASYRTTVLMNAPFTAVHFATYEATKRGLMEISPDSANDERLVVHATAGAAAGALAAAITTPLDVVKTQLQCQGVCGCDRFKSGSIGDVIRAIVEKDGYRGLMRGWIPRMLFHAPAAAICWSTYEAAKVFFQELNDNSNSGTVT